The following are encoded in a window of Panicum virgatum strain AP13 chromosome 5N, P.virgatum_v5, whole genome shotgun sequence genomic DNA:
- the LOC120672545 gene encoding protein IRON-RELATED TRANSCRIPTION FACTOR 2-like isoform X1, giving the protein MEHQLFDDPFSSSISSLEADIFSAGGQLPSPPWPDLDLDLDDDDIHDLSAPTGNPTSSGGYGSGGGSGGSHRKHSHNAYERDRRKQLNELYSSLRSLLPDADHTKKLSIPTTVSRVLKYIPELQKQVDNLERRKKELTNANCKPGVLNTSQIVTPIVSATCLNDTEIMVQVSLHSNVAATSLPLSKCIKVMENEGLHLISSSTYSTFDNRTFYSLHVQRSQRTMKEECPAFCDELERIIKKKAGA; this is encoded by the exons ATGGAGCACCAGCTGTTCGATGACCCCTTCTCTAGCAGCATCTCGTCGCTGGAGGCGGACATCTTCTCCGCCGGCGGCcagctgccgtcgccgccgtggccggacctcgacctcgacctcgacgacgacgacatccACGACCTCTCCGCGCCGACCGGCAACCCCACCTCCTCAGGAGGCTATGGCTCGGGCGGAGGCTCCGGAGGCTCCCACAGGAAGCACAGCCACAACGCGTACGAGCGCGACCGCCGGAAGCAGCTCAACGAGCTCTACTCCTCGctccgctccctcctccccgACGCTGACCACACT AAGAAGCTGAGCATCCCCACCACGGTCTCCCGAGTTCTCAAGTACATCCCCGAGCTGCAGAAGCAGGTGGACAACctggagaggaggaagaaagagctGACGAACGCCAACTGCAAACCAGGAGTTCTGAACACGAGCCAGATTGTAACTCCCATTGTTTCTGCTACTTGCCTCAACGATACGGAGATCATGGTTCAGGTCAGCCTGCACAGCAACGTGGCTGCCACAAGTCTTCCTCTGTCCAAGTGCATAAAAGTGATGGAGAATGAAGGCCTTCACCTAATTAGTTCATCAACTTACTCCACCTTCGACAACAGGACATTCTATAGCCTCCATGTTCAG AGAAGTCAAAGAACGATGAAGGAGGAGTGCCCAGCATTCTGCGATGAACTGGAGAGGATTATCAAGAAGAAAGCAGGGGCTTAG
- the LOC120672544 gene encoding uncharacterized protein LOC120672544 — protein sequence MGNGLSLPPCLHLPAAVRLVYWGGRARLVAADARLTAGDVAAELPAPTTDHFVCPADAFFVGLPIPVMSPGEELLPGRTYFVLPAARFPSLKVLTAATLAALSAAPAPAAGMKNRGRSKAALPLAGQCPFEYVKQGDGGAPLIRVLPEFIEKVITYDGGAPPAPKTAAELCSTPELKRHYAQLVGPRSRPWAPRLETIAEGDRSRWLRVTARMLSS from the coding sequence ATGGGCAATGGACTCTCCCTGCCCCCGTGCCTGCACctgccggcggcggtgaggcTGGTGTACTGGGGCGGTCGGGCGAGGCtggtcgccgccgacgcccgccTCACGGCCGGGGACGTCGCGGCGGAGCTCCCGGCGCCGACCACGGACCACTTCGTCTGCCCCGCGGACGCCTTCTTCGTGGGCCTCCCGATCCCTGTCATGTCCCCCGGCGAGGAGCTCCTGCCGGGGCGGACCTACTTCGTGCTCCCCGCCGCGCGGTTCCCGTCCCTCAAGGTGCTCACCGCCGCCACGCTCGCCGCGCTgtcggccgcgcccgcgcccgcggcggggaTGAAGAACAGGGGGAGGTCCAAGGCGGCGCTGCCCTTGGCGGGGCAGTGCCCGTTCGAGTACGTCaagcagggcgacggcggcgcgccgctcATCAGGGTCCTGCCGGAGTTCATCGAGAAGGTGATCACCTACGACGGCggcgccccgccggcgccgaagacggcggcggagctgtgCAGCACGCCGGAGCTGAAGCGGCATTACGCGCAGCTGGTGGGGCCGAGGAGCCGGCCGTGGGCGCCGAGGCTGGAGACCATAGCGGAGGGCGATAGGAGCAGGTGGCTGAGGGTGACGGCTAGAATGCTGTCGTCTTAA
- the LOC120672545 gene encoding protein IRON-RELATED TRANSCRIPTION FACTOR 2-like isoform X3, translating into MEHQLFDDPFSSSISSLEADIFSAGGQLPSPPWPDLDLDLDDDDIHDLSAPTGNPTSSGGYGSGGGSGGSHRKHSHNAYERDRRKQLNELYSSLRSLLPDADHTKKLSIPTTVSRVLKYIPELQKQVDNLERRKKELTNANCKPGVLNTSQIVTPIVSATCLNDTEIMVQVSLHSNVAATSLPLSKCIKVMENEGLHLISSSTYSTFDNRTFYSLHVQCLEMHE; encoded by the exons ATGGAGCACCAGCTGTTCGATGACCCCTTCTCTAGCAGCATCTCGTCGCTGGAGGCGGACATCTTCTCCGCCGGCGGCcagctgccgtcgccgccgtggccggacctcgacctcgacctcgacgacgacgacatccACGACCTCTCCGCGCCGACCGGCAACCCCACCTCCTCAGGAGGCTATGGCTCGGGCGGAGGCTCCGGAGGCTCCCACAGGAAGCACAGCCACAACGCGTACGAGCGCGACCGCCGGAAGCAGCTCAACGAGCTCTACTCCTCGctccgctccctcctccccgACGCTGACCACACT AAGAAGCTGAGCATCCCCACCACGGTCTCCCGAGTTCTCAAGTACATCCCCGAGCTGCAGAAGCAGGTGGACAACctggagaggaggaagaaagagctGACGAACGCCAACTGCAAACCAGGAGTTCTGAACACGAGCCAGATTGTAACTCCCATTGTTTCTGCTACTTGCCTCAACGATACGGAGATCATGGTTCAGGTCAGCCTGCACAGCAACGTGGCTGCCACAAGTCTTCCTCTGTCCAAGTGCATAAAAGTGATGGAGAATGAAGGCCTTCACCTAATTAGTTCATCAACTTACTCCACCTTCGACAACAGGACATTCTATAGCCTCCATGTTCAG TGCTTGGAGATGCATGAGTAA
- the LOC120672545 gene encoding protein IRON-RELATED TRANSCRIPTION FACTOR 2-like isoform X2, whose protein sequence is MEHQLFDDPFSSSISSLEADIFSAGGQLPSPPWPDLDLDLDDDDIHDLSAPTGNPTSSGGYGSGGGSGGSHRKHSHNAYERDRRKQLNELYSSLRSLLPDADHTKKLSIPTTVSRVLKYIPELQKQVDNLERRKKELTNANCKPGVLNTSQIVTPIVSATCLNDTEIMVQVSLHSNVAATSLPLSKCIKVMENEGLHLISSSTYSTFDNRTFYSLHVQGKEITSGLCTRHSRPA, encoded by the exons ATGGAGCACCAGCTGTTCGATGACCCCTTCTCTAGCAGCATCTCGTCGCTGGAGGCGGACATCTTCTCCGCCGGCGGCcagctgccgtcgccgccgtggccggacctcgacctcgacctcgacgacgacgacatccACGACCTCTCCGCGCCGACCGGCAACCCCACCTCCTCAGGAGGCTATGGCTCGGGCGGAGGCTCCGGAGGCTCCCACAGGAAGCACAGCCACAACGCGTACGAGCGCGACCGCCGGAAGCAGCTCAACGAGCTCTACTCCTCGctccgctccctcctccccgACGCTGACCACACT AAGAAGCTGAGCATCCCCACCACGGTCTCCCGAGTTCTCAAGTACATCCCCGAGCTGCAGAAGCAGGTGGACAACctggagaggaggaagaaagagctGACGAACGCCAACTGCAAACCAGGAGTTCTGAACACGAGCCAGATTGTAACTCCCATTGTTTCTGCTACTTGCCTCAACGATACGGAGATCATGGTTCAGGTCAGCCTGCACAGCAACGTGGCTGCCACAAGTCTTCCTCTGTCCAAGTGCATAAAAGTGATGGAGAATGAAGGCCTTCACCTAATTAGTTCATCAACTTACTCCACCTTCGACAACAGGACATTCTATAGCCTCCATGTTCAG GGAAAAGAAATTACCTCTGGCCTTTGCACGCGGCATTCACGGCCCGCCTAA